The Nocardioides humi genome includes a region encoding these proteins:
- a CDS encoding TlpA family protein disulfide reductase, translated as MRLPVAAVALLAAGVLLTGCDGVAPSFACKVDATTPDLVQDREAAGIADCDPASWSAGDGAAARLPDLELDCLGGEAGAALSRVHGPAVLNFWSSNCGPCRKEMPALQEFYEEYGDRITVLGVNWLDTYPGAAIDLARLSGVTYPSLADGCGDLQETDAPLGAGLPFFLFVAEDGTVSKPHTGGVTSSDEVVAMVEETLGIDLAAAKATP; from the coding sequence ATGCGTCTGCCCGTCGCCGCGGTCGCGCTGCTGGCGGCCGGGGTCCTGCTCACCGGCTGCGACGGCGTCGCGCCCTCCTTCGCCTGCAAGGTCGACGCCACGACGCCCGACCTGGTCCAGGACCGCGAGGCCGCGGGCATCGCCGACTGCGACCCGGCGTCCTGGTCGGCCGGCGACGGCGCCGCCGCGCGGCTGCCCGACCTCGAGCTCGACTGCCTCGGCGGCGAGGCGGGGGCCGCGCTGTCCCGGGTCCACGGACCCGCGGTCCTCAACTTCTGGTCCTCCAACTGCGGCCCGTGCCGCAAGGAGATGCCGGCGCTGCAGGAGTTCTACGAGGAGTACGGCGACCGGATCACCGTCCTGGGCGTCAACTGGCTCGACACCTACCCCGGCGCCGCCATCGACCTCGCGCGGCTGAGCGGCGTCACCTACCCCTCGCTCGCCGACGGGTGCGGCGACCTGCAGGAGACCGACGCCCCGCTGGGGGCCGGGCTGCCCTTCTTCCTCTTCGTCGCCGAGGACGGCACCGTCTCGAAGCCCCACACCGGCGGGGTCACCTCGTCCGACGAGGTGGTCGCGATGGTCGAGGAGACGCTCGGGATCGACCTCGCCGCCGCGAAGGCCACGCCGTGA